The genomic stretch TGTTGGGGGGTGCTGGTGCCAGAGATGCGGACACGAATGGGTGCCAAACAAGAACAATATTGAACGAGAACCGAGAGTTTGCCCTAAGTGCAACAGCCCGTATTGGAACACGCCGAGGGTTCGGGAACCGAAGAAGAAGAAAACTTAGGAACCGCCATTTGACGGATAGGGAGGCTCTGTGGTTGCTGAGACAGTTAGACTAACCCCGCCCATGATGCTGGACATTCCGCATCAGCGCACTTGCGCATGTTCAGAAAACCACATCAGTTGTGCTGATGCGAAGGACTGGATCAAAGGGCAAATCGGCGTTTGGCAGTTCAATTACGAACAGCGCGACATGCGGGACAAGAACGTGCATCCGGCGACCTTTCCGATTGCATTGCCTAAGCGATGGATCGGGCTATTGACCCATCGGGGCGAGCTGGTGCTCGACCCATTCGTCGGATCAGGTTCAACGCTTGTGGCGGCGCGGGACCTCGGGCGCAACGCGGTCGGCTTTGATCTCAGTCAGGCTTACGTGGATGTCGCCACAGATCGTCTTCGCCAGATACCACTGGTAGCCGAGGGCGGCATCCAGACTGCAGTCGCCGCCGACGCACGAGATATCCCGCGTTATCTGCAACCAGATACGGTCGATCTCATTGTAACCTCGCCTCCCTACGCCAACCTCTTGAACAGGAAACGCAAGAACAAAAGCCGACGGGGTGACGAGCGCGGAAATGGCCAATTCCTGAAGGTCGAGCAATATTCGCAGAATCCTTCCGACCTTGGCTTACTCCCCATCGACGCCTATCAGGTTGAAATGAAGGCAATCTTTCGCGGCCTGTTGCCATTACTGAAACCCGGCGCTCACTGCATTGTCAACGTGCCCGACATGTGGTGGGAGAATCACAGAATTACCATTCACATAGCTGTTATCAAAGCCCTCACAGAGGCGGGGTACGAGTTCCGAAACACAGTCATCTGGGACAGGACAAATATCGTGAACCGCGTTGGGATTTTCGGATGGCCCAACAACTACATCACCATGGGGACGACATTTGAGTATCTGTTGGATTTCATCAAACCGCTGGCCTCATGAATAACCCACGCGACGAGGCCAAGCGTTTTATGCAGCGGGTGCGTAAGCGTACGGCCATGCCTTCGTCGGACCGTATGGTTGCGGAGACATTCACTCGTCTCAGGTATCTCCCTGGTTCCATACTCCCCGCTGATGTCCTGGTGAACTTCAACGAAATGCTTCGGCGGCTGTATGACGAGACGTTGGTCACTCTAGAGGATTATGAGGTACTGACCTATGCTACTGGCATTCCTGAGGAGTTCGTCAGCACCTACCCAGAAGATGTCGCCAAGGGCGAGAAGGTGGCAAAGAAACAAGGATTTGCCGCTGGTGTAACCTTTCTGCTAACCCGCTGGTATCCACGACTACGCAGGGCGTTCCTAAGCGTCGGACAGGGCAGAATGGCTAGGGGCGGCAAAGACTTTGAACTACAGATTGAGGGGCTCTTCAAGTTGGCAAGCCTCTCCTACGAGAAGCAGGAGAAGGCAGACCATACAGACTTCATGCTACCGGATGCGGCCTTTCATACGAAGAACAAAACAATGGCTGCTGTGATATCTGTGAAGCGGACGCTTAGGGAGCGTTGGGCAGAGGTTGCTGAGGAACTTTTCAACCTTCGCACACCGAATGTCTTTCTTTTCACGGCAGACGAGGATGTCACTATGGGGCATGTCGCGACGATCTGCGCGAAGTACAACATTCATCTAGTCGTTTGGGACGCCGTTAAGATCAAAAAGTTTACTGCAACCCCAATGGTGCTCAGTTACACCGAATGGGCTTCTGTGCGGCTACCTCAACTCCGCCAATTCTGGCCGAAACCCTGATCGGATTATTTGTGCAAAGCTTGACCACGGCCTGAATCAGGTGCGGATTCCCCGGTGCATGCGGCGCTCCGCGTCCTCCCGGGCGATGATGTCGCGCTTGTCGTACTTCTTGCGTCCGCGCGCCAGCCCCAGCTCGACTTTTGCGTTGTGTCGCTTCATGTACAGGCGGAGGGCCACCACGGTCAGGCCCTTGGAGTTGGCCTGCAGGAGCAGGTCACGGAGCTGGTCCTTGTGGAGCAGCAGTTTGCGCGGGCGCAACGGGTCGTGGTTGTACCGGTTGCCCCCGGGCCACAGCGCGATGTTGGCGTTTAGCAGCCACAGCTCCCCGCCCTGGCCCCTGGCGTACGCCTCGCGCAGGCTCACCTGGCCCGCCCTGATCGACTTGATCTCCGTGCCGGTCAGGACCAGGCCCGCCTCCATGCGCTCAAGGATATCGTAGTCGCGGAAGGCCTGGCGGTTGACCGCGATGACCTTGTCGTTCTGCTCCTTGTCTTTAGCGGGCATCAGGTCTCTCAGCGAAGGGCGGGTTTCTGTCCGTCACCTGGTGTCCTGTCCCTGAAATACGCGTATGAATTGTCATTGCGAGGAGTCCTTCCGCGGAAGGAGGACGAAGCAATCTGGAGGAGGGGTGTACCCCGCCCCGATTTCATCGGGGGCAACGAACTTCGGGGACACCATACTAGCGCGCCAGGCCCATCTGCTGCGCCAGCACGTCGTGGGCCTTCTGGAGTTGGACGTCCGGGCTGGCGTCCACTCGCGGAGCGGTGGCGTCGTTCGCGCCCGGGGGTAGCGGCGCTTCGATATCCGGCTCCAGGCCTTTGCCCTCTATCAAGTTACCGCTGGGGGTGTACCAGCGGGCGTGCGTGACATAAACTCCGCCTCCATCGCTGAGAGAGCGGATGATGTTGACGCTGCCTTTACCAAATGTCTTGACTCCGACAAGCGTGGCCCGCTTGGCGGACTGAAGGGCGCCCGCCAGGACCTCGCTGCCGCTGGCGCTGTACTGATTGACGAGCACCACGACAGGAAGGCCAAGCGCCAGACCACCCGGTTGCACGGGCCAATCCGTGCGCCGCCCCTGATTATCAACCTCGTAGAGGACGAGGCCTTCCTTCAGGAACTGACTCGCCACGTTGACCGTCACGTCGAGCAGGCCGCCAGGGTTGTTCCGCAAGTCCAGAATAATGCCTTTGACGTCTTTCCGCCTGGCTTCCTCCAGCGCGGCCCTGACCTCCTGGTCCGTGCGCTGGTTGAACTGAGTGATGCGCAGCACGGCCAACTTGTCGTCGGGCACGTTCAGCGACACCGTTTCAATGCGGACGTCGGCGCGGACTATCTGAAGGTCTATTGACTCTTTCTCACCGGCGTGACGGATGGTTATCTTCACGGAAGTGCCGCGGGCGCCTCGTATCTTGAGCACCGCCTCCTGGAGAGTCAGGCCCTTGGTCGGCTCGCCGTTGATGGCCAGGATCGCGTCTCCGGGGCGCACGCCCGCCTTCTCCGCAGGCGACGAGGTGAAGGGCGACACAATGATGATCTGGCCCTCGCGGACAGCCACGACCGCGCCGATTCCTTCAAAGCTCCCGCGCAGGCTCTCCTGGTCAACCCGGAAGCTGTTCGGGTCAATGTAAGCGGTGTACGGATCGTTCAGGGCCTCTATCATGCCCCTTACCGCCCCTTGGGTTAGCTTCTCCGAGTCCAGCCGGTTCCTATCCACATAGTCCTGCTGGAGGACGTTCCAGACCTCGGTCACCAGGGCGAAGTCCTTGCTGGCAGCCCTCGGAGCTGCGGCAGGCGCCGCCGGCGCCGCGGAGGCTGACGGTGCCGAGGACGCTTGGGGCACAACACGGGCCAGCGGAAACGCGGTGCACGCGGTGGCGACAAGCATCATCACAGCCAGAAGACAGGCTGTGATTTTGAGAGAGTGTCTGGTCAAGTGTTCCATATGTATCCTCGTGGATGCTTTCTCCCATTCCGGAACGTTTGGTGAGATGGGACAGTGCCATTCTAGCACAAGTGGCCGCCTTTCCGGTCTAGGGCCATCGCGTCTAATCCCTTCTTACTCACGGACATGGCAAACCACAAAGGGGGCATCCCTTCGTCGCTCCGGCGAAAAGCCTGCCCCGGCGAAGGCCGTGGGCCGGAGCCCAGGGACACAAGTTCGCCCGCAACCGGCGACGCTCGCGTCCTGCTTCGGAAACGCGCTCCCTATTCCATGTCATACCGGCTTCCGCCGGTATCCAGAGAAGCGCCGGGAAGCGCTGGATTCCGGCCCCGTATCAGGTACGGGGCAAGCTCTACGCCGGAATGACGGTGGTGGACCGGCGGGCTTCTTTCAGCATCTCTTCAAAGACTCACCGGACGGACGGGAAAGAACGCTCACATTTAAGACGCGTTGGCCCTGCTTTCTGGTCGCGTTGACACCCCCGTAGCCGCATGCTAGCATGCTCTCGTTGCTCGCCGCCGTGGGCCGAGCGCTCGGCGTTCCACAGGCCCCTATCTATCGGGGCATCCACCTCGCGTGAGGAGGTCCGATGGTCGGCATCAAGTCCTACGGAGCCTACATCCCCAAGTACTTCCTGGGCAAAGAGACCGCGGGCTGGGGTCTCGCCACTGAAAAGGCTGTCAGCAACTTCGACGAAGACAGCGTCACGATGGCCGTCGCGGCAGGTATTGACTGCCTCCACGGAGAGGACAGGGGCCACGTTTCGAGCCTCTTGCTGGCCACCAGCTCGTCTCCCTACGCCGACAAACAGGGCGCCACACTCGTCGCCACCGCGCTCGACCTGCCGCGAGAGACGTTGACCGCTGACGTCACCGGCACCCTGCGGGCGGGCACAACGGCGTTGCGCATGGCCGCCGACGCCATCGCGGGCGGCTCGGTGAAGCAGGCGCTTGTCACGGCTTCGGACGCGCGAATGGCGGCGCCCCGCAGCGACCTCGACCGCTCCCTGGGCGACGGCGCGGCGGCGCTGCTGCTGTCCGACTCCGACGCCATCGCGGAGATCGAGGGCAGCCACTCCCTGTCCGAGCACATGCTGGACGTGTGGCGACCCAGCGGCGAGACGTTCCTCCGCACATGGGAGGAGCGGTTCGTCACTGACGAAGGCTACCTCCGCATCATGGAGGAAGCCGTCCAGGGGGCACTGAAGAAGTTCAACCTCAAGACGGCTGACATCTCCAAAGCCATCTACACCGCGCTCGACCCGCGACGCCACGGCGAACTGGGTCGCAAGCTGGGCTTCTCGCCGCGGCAGATACAGGACCCCCTCTTCAGCAAAGTGGGCAACACAGGCGCGGCTTTCTCGATCATGCTCCTGGTCGCCGCCCTGGAGACCGCCCAGCCGGGCGACCGCATCCTGCTGGCCGCCTATGGCGACGGAGCGGACGTGTGCCTCCTGCGCGTCACCAAGCGCATCACCCAGGTCGGGAATAGACGCGGGGTGAAGCAGCACCTGGAGGCGCGGCGTCCTCTGGCCGACTACGATACCTATCTCCGCTGGCGACAGCTCCAGGTGAGCGAGGCGGCGCGGCGACCGAACCCGCCGGGGCTTTCGCCGCCCGCGCTGCTGCGCGAGCGCGACCAGAACCTGCGCCTGTACGGAGGCCGGTGCAAGGCGTGCGGCCATACCGAGTACCCGCCCCAGCGGATATGCACGTTCTGCAAGGCCAGCGACCAGGCGGAGATGGTGCGCCTCTCCGACAAACGCGGGGAGATATACACCTACTCGCTGGACTACATCGCGGGCACGATTGATATGCCAATGGCGATCACCGTCGTCAACTTCGACGGCGGCGGCCGGATGCTGGCGATGATGACGGACCGGGAAGTGAGCGAGGTCAGGGTTGGGCTGCCCGTCGAGATGAGCTTCCGTCGGCTGCACACGGTCGGCGGCATTCACAACTATCACTGGAAAGCCACGCCCGTACGCGCGTAGGCTTCACGCAGCGGCTCGGCGAGAACAAGCGGAGAACGGTGGAACACGATAACGCCGCGCAGAGGCGAGTGCAGGGGCGCAGCCCCTGCCGGAGGGTCTGGGAGAGCCTGCCCTGAGCGCAGCCGAAGGGTGTCCTCCCGAAGAACTCTTTTCTTCCCCCTCTCCTTGAAGGAGAACAATGGGACGCAGTGACGCCCACACAAGACGCAGTGCAGGGCGCAGCTCTGCCGGAGGGTCTGGGAGAGCCTGCCCTGATCCTTCCAGGGAAGGACGAAGGGTGTCCTCCCGAAGAACTCTTTTCTTCCCCCTCTCCTTGAAGGAGAACAATGGGACGCAATGACGCCCACACAGACGCGGTGCAGGGGCGCGGCCCCTGCCGGAGGGTCTGGGAGGTGTCCTCCCAGATTCGCTTTATCTCTCCCCCTCTCCGCGGGCGGAGAGGGGGACCAAGGGGGTGAGGTCAGGACCCCGGAGTAAGGCATAGAGCTTCTGGAGGAGGCGCAATCATGCCAGGCATTCGTGATAAAGTAGCCATCATCGGGATGGGCTGCACCAAGTTCGGGGAGCGCTGGGACGCGGGCTGGCAGGACCTGCTGGTTGAGGCCGCGCAAGAGGCCTACAAGGACGCGGGCGTCGAGGCGAAGGACATCCAGGCCGCATGGCTCGGCAGCCATACGACGCTGTGGACGGGACAGCCCCTCGCCGAGGCCCTGAAGTTCGACTACATCCCCATCACCCGCATTGAGAACGCCTGCGCCACCGGGACCGACGCCTTTCGCAACGCCTGCTACGCCGTCGCCGCGGGCGTGTACGACGTCGTCATGGTCGCCGGATGCGAGAAACTGAAGGACTCGGGATGGGCCGGCCTGGGCACCACCCAGATTTCGCCGGACAGCGGCGTCACCCCGCCCACTCCGCCGCCCGCGCAGTTCGCGCTGGCCGCGACGCGCTACTTCCACGACTACAAGATTCCCTACGACGAGGCGAGGCGGACGCTGGCCCGGATAGCGGTCAAGAACCACCACAACGGCACGCTGAACCCGCGCGCCCACTTCCAGCGCGAGATCACCCTGGAGCAGGCGCTGAACGCTCCCATGATCGCCTGGCCCCTGGGGCTGTACGACTGCTGCGGCGTCTCCGACGGCGCGGCGGTCGCCATCATCTGCCGGGAGGACATAGCCAAGAACTTCCGGGACGACTACGTGCTGGTCAAGGGCATGGGCCTGACCGCGGGCGGCAGGCAGGGGTTGTTGCGGGACGACTACACCTTCACGACCTTCCCGGAGAACGTGACAGCGGCGAAGATTGCATACGAGGAGGCGGGCATCCGCAACCCGCGCAAAGAGATCAGCATGGCCGAGGTCCACGACTGCTTCACCATCACCGAACTGATTATCTACGAGGACCTGGGCTTCTCCAAGCGAGGACGCGCGAAAGAAGACGTGGAGGCGGGCACGTTCAGCCTCGACGGCGAGCTGCCCATCAACACGGACGGCGGGCTTAAGTGCTTCGGCCATCCCATCGGAGCCAGCGGCATCCGCATGATCTACGAGGTGTACAAGCAGTTGCAGGGGAAGGCGGGACCGCGACAGCTCAAGAACGCGAAGATCGGGCTGACGCACAACCTGGGCGGCCAGCCCGGCTCCTTCACCTGCGCCATCGGCATCTTCGGCCAGCGGGACTAGGCGTCATTTCAAAACTCTTGAAGCCACTCAAATACGCGTTGAAACCCGCTCATGGTTCGACAGAGCCTGCCCTGAGCAAAGCCGAAGGGCTCACCATGAGCGGCGAGTAAGCCCCGCTCACCCTGAGCTTGTCGAAGGGTGCGGGACAGACCCCTGAAACGTGTTCTAGCGAGAGCCACTGGAACTGGTCTTACCGCGGCGTCACGTCCGGGAGCCTGTCCATCATACAAGGACTGACCAGTCAGTCCTCCCCTACTCTGTAGCAGTGGTGGCATAATGACATAGTTTGCGGCGCAACCAGCTCATTGCTTACGGAGCGCGCCGTTTCGCCGCGCAAGCCGTTTTCCGAGGCCTTGACGGCCTCGACCGCGCCACGGACAGGCGCATCTTCAAAAGCAGAGGTGGTGACCTATGGCTGGTCCTCTTGAGGGCATCCGCGTCCTGGAGTTCACGTCCGGCGCGTTCGGTGGGATGTGCGCCATGGTGCTCGGCGACCTGGGCGCGTCGGTCATCAAGGTGGAGGGTCTTGAAGGCGAGCCGCTGCGCTATGGCAACATGCCGGGGCGAACGTACGCGGTGGAGACGACACGGGATGAGAGCTACAAGTGGCTTGCCTGGAACCGCAGCAAGCAGTCGCTTGCACTTGACGTAAAGCAACCGGAGGGCCTGGAGGTCGCTCTCAAGCTCGCGGAACGGGCTGACGTGCTCATCAAGAGCTTTCGGCCCGGCGTCATGGAGCGCCTCGGCCTGGGCTACGATGAGCTGTCGAAGGGGAACCCGCGGCTCATCTACTGCTCGCTCTCCGGTTATGGCGAGGAGGGGCCGCTGGCGCACCGCATCTGCGGCGACATGTGGGCGCAGGCGTTCGGCGGCGTCATCGCGGCCCAGGGCACCGAGGGCCAGCCGCCATACCTCAACAGCGTCGCGCTTTCCGACCACGCCGGCGCCGTCATCAGCGCCTTCGGCGTCCTCGCCGCGCTCTTCGCGCGCGAGAAGACGGGCGTGGGCCAGAAGATATCCAACAACCTGGTCAACTCGGTCATGTTCATGCAGTCAACCGAGATCGCGGCCTACCTGATGGATGACATAAAGATGGTCCGTCGCGGGCGCGGCTGGCTGTGCGGCCAGTTCCCGTTCGGCGCCTTCCGCGCCAAAGACCGCGACCTGGTCAGCGTCTTCGGCTCGCGCGACGAGTGGCCGAAGCTGTGCGACGTGCTGGGGATACCGGAGCTGGGGCGCGACCCCCGGTACGACACCCAGGAGAAGCGCGAGGCGCTGAAGCACGAGCTGTACCCCCATCTGGACGCCGCCTTCTCGCGGCGCACCGCCAGTGAATGGGTGAGCATCTTCCGCGCCTCCAAGATGCGCGTTGACCCCGCGCAGACATATGACGAACTGTGCGTCCACCCGCAGACGCAGGCCAACGACATGGTGCTCACCCAGGAGCATCCGAACCGCGGGAAGCTCCGGTCGGTGGGCGTGCCAGTGAAGTTCGAGAAGACGCCGGCGACGCCGAGCGCGCCGCCGCCGCTGCTCGGGCAGCACACCCGCGACATCCTCGCGGAGCTCGGCTACGACGCCGCGCGCATCAAAGAGCTGGCGACCCGCGCCGTCGTGCGGCTCGACGACTAGTGTAGTGTCGCGGCACAACTGCGCAATGCCCGTCATTCCGGACTTGATCCGGAATCCAGGATTCCCGGGCCGGAGCCTGTCATGCTGAGGAGGTGGTTGGACCCCTCTGCTTTCTCTGCGCCTCTGCCGACGGAGCATCTCCTTCGTCGGACCACTCCCCCGCGGACGCCTTAAACGCAGTGCGTTATGTCAATACTGGATTAACCAGCGTTTAGTGTCTGACATAACAATTATAGGGCGAAGTTACATACGTGGAAGGAAAAGGGCTGGCTATGCCGCCGAGCGCTCGCCGCAGCGCGCGCACGGGGCGGTGCACGGCAGAGCTCCCCGCCATGCGGGGCGTCCGCGCTTACCTGAACCCCGCACGGCGGGGCGGCCAGCGCGTCGTACCCTCGCAACGCGGCGCTGACCGGCGCCACCCTCGGCGAGACCCCGCACGGCGTCGCGGCAAGTTCCTGCTCATCGCGGTCCTCCCCGACCACCACACCGACTACTGTCGCCACTGTCAGACCTGGTTACCCCGTCGTTGCGAGTCCCGACTTGTCGGGACGTGGCAACCTGGCGGGGCGGGTGACCCTTACCACACCAGATTGCTTCGCTCGAAGACTCGCTCGCAACGACTTTGGAGCGCCGCCACTGTCAGGTTCTAAGACCGCCTTCAAAACAGCCCCTCTCGGCGGCCGGGCCGACGTCAGCGTCGGGCGAGGGCGAAACAGAGGCCTGTTTTGCGCGGCGGAGGAGGGCGGCCCTCCGGATCGGAGCGGGAGCACGCGCCTTTCCCCCCGCTCATGGTGAGCCTGCCTGCCCTGAGCGGAGCCGAAGGGTCGAATCCATGAGCAACCCTGTCATTCCGAACGCAGTGAGGAATCTCCCGCCGCAGCGACCCTATCACACCAAGTACGACATAACGCCGCGCTCTCCCCTCCGTGGGCACGCCACGCACCGGCGACCGGCGCGGGACACGGCCTTATCGGGGTTGCGCAGGCGACGTGGTGCGCGCACAATGGGGCCGTGCGTGAGATGAGGCGTAAGAACGTGGTATCTCGGTTAAGACAATGGCTCGCGCGGCACGATGAATGGGAGCACCGCATACTTGTGGTGATCGCCGGCGCGGCACTCATGTTGCTGGCGCTTGTCGTCTTCAGCGACTGGGGCATTTACTACCCGACCGCCGGAGACAGCCGCCTCTACCTTCTTTCCTCTATTGTGCAGGGCCTGGCCGCAGTCCTGGCCGTCCTGGTCACGGTCAGCCTGGTGGTCACGCAGCTCGCCGCGCAGTCCTATACACCGCGCGTGGTGAACCTGCGTTTGAGGGACTTCTGGCTCTGGTCCGCGGTGGTCATCTACCTGGTGGCCATCGTCTTGTCCCTTCTCGTTCTCGCCGGATTGGGAAGCTGGCTTCCGGCTGACGGAGGGGACAGAATAAGTGTCAATGTTGCCCTTGTGCTGGCGCTGGCGGCGCTGGCATACCTCGTTCCTTTCACGGTGGCTAACATCAAGTCTCTGCTGCCTGAAAGAATGGCCCGGCGCTTGCTTCAAAGGGGCGATACCGAGGCGTTGGACGAGCTTCTGCGCCGCGCCGTGAACGAGGGGACCATGACGACCTTCGCCTCCGTTCTGACTTTGTACACGCGGACGGTACAGGCCCGGCTGGACAAGACCAACGGGGCGACCAAACAGGCTGAGGGAGCTACCTCGTTGTTCTTGTCCGTGGGCCGCCACGCCTGCCAGCGCCGCAGCCCCGACGCCGTGGCGGTGGTCATGCGCCAGCTCACCGGGCTGATCGCCTATTGCAGCCACGTCCGTCGCCAGTGGCGCTCCGCCGCGGACGTCTTCAACGAGGCACTGAAGGAGCTGTACTCCTACAGCGACGAGTGGATTAGGCAGGCCACAGACATGACACGTATTTCCGCCGACTACGCCCGCATAAGCCTGGAAGCGGGCGACAGCTTCTACGAGATAGCGCAGGTCAAGGCCCAGGGGCGCGAGGACAACCTGCTGCTGGCTATTGAGGCGTACGGGCGCGCCCTCTTGTTCTATACACGGCAAAGATTCCCCGTCCAGCACGCCATGACCCAGAACAACCTGGGCATCGCCTACCGGAGCCTGGGGGACGTGCGGGACAGGGAGGCGAACCTGGGGATGGCCGTCGCCGCCCACCAGGAGTCCCTGAAGGTCTATACCCACGCCGCCTTCCCCGTCCAGCACGCCGCGACCCAGAACAACTTGGGCAACGCTTACGGCGACCTGGGGGACGTGCGGGACAAAGAGGCGAACTTGGGGAAGGCCGTCGCCGCCTACCAGGAGGCCCTGAAGGTCCGCACCCTGGCCGCCTTCCCCGTGGACTACGGCGGCACGAACCTTAACCTGGGCCGCGCGTACTTGGCCCTAGGCGTAGCACAACTCGCCAAGAGCGAAAGCAGGGCGAAGTGGCTGGCGGATGCGGAAGCCGCTCTCAAAGAAAGCGTGCGCGCGTTTGAACAAGAGAAGGCCGAGTCATGGCTGGAGCGGGCGCGTGCCGCCCTGCAACAGGTCGCCGCGCTGCGCTCTGGGAAATGACATAACGCCGCGCTCTCCCCTCCCCTAACTCGACAGAACGCTTTATTTTATGTCACGCGCTCAATATGCGATGTGACTTATGTCGCGACGGTCGGACGGCCTCCTGTCACCCCGATTGGAATCTGCCCAGGAATGACATCCTAGTGCGTTCAAAGCGCCGTTTCCAAATCCACCCTCGACAACGGGATCAAGTTGACGTGTTTGGATATCAACCACCCAAGTTCTGACCGAGTCACCCGGCCACCTGGACCACATGAACGCCACTTTCGTTCCATCTGGCGACCAACAACTAGATTGCACCCGTCCGTCAGGCGGAGTCATCCGGCGCCCCTGCTTGTCATCAAGGTCGAGGATGTAGAGACTTGCCCGGCTGTCGCCTGTTCCCTCCTCGACGGGCAGGGAGATGCGCCTTCCATCTGGTGAGAAGGCCCCAGCAGACCATTCGGCCAACTGCAACTCCCCGGCAACGTCTTCGGCGACGAGGGCCCCATCGTTCAACTGAAAAATGCTGAGCACTCTTCTGCCACGGTATGCGCTCTGATCTCCGATTAGGATGCGGTCTCGGTTTCGGTCAATGCAAGAGACGATGGCGCCGGCAGGTAGTTTCAGGACTCTTCTGTAAGAAGGGTCGCTGGGACGAATTCCGTGGATCTGATATCCTCCACTCTGAAGAGAGTTAGCGTATATCGTTCCGTCTTTGGACCAGCAGAGGTAGTGACCTACCCTCAGCCGCTCAGTCCCCAGTATATCTGACGCCATATCGAACACTCGGATAGCCTCACTATTGGGGATGTTATGAGAGGGTATGCTGGGTATCGCGACCTTCGCCCCGTCCGGCGACCACGAGGCGGGGCCGCTGACCTTGCCCTCAACTAACTTGGTGGCTGTCCCGCGTCCCAAGTCAATCATCCATAGGTCAGGTATAACACTAAGCAGTAACCTCCCTGTTAGCCCGTAATGAGTAACGGTCCTTTGATTGAACTTGAAGGGGGCCGACATTGATCCACCTACGGTCAAGGTCATTTCTTGGGCATTGGCGGGAACCAGTGATTGTAGGAGTTGACACAGTCTCCTCATCTGCTCCGGCTGGTACCAGGCTCTCTTGGCCACCTTGGCCAGCGCTTCAGCGAGCTTCACCTTGTCCGGAACATGAACCGTTGAGGGGTCCTGTCCCTTTTTCTGGGCATGGGTTTTTATGCAGGCAGCAAGCTTCTGGTAGAAACTCAAATTCGCTGGGGCTTGGATTCTGCACGAACGTCTTATTTCATCCTCGTTCGGATACGCCGCGCCTGAGTCGTAGATAGCCAAGGCTTCAGCGAGCATCCAATCTGGGAACAGCCCCTCGAAATCGGGCTGGAAAGCGAAACTAAGCGGATGGTCAGCCACCGAAGCGGCCTGTACCTGACCAGGGCGAGAAAACACATCGGAGTCCCATACGATGAACACGGCTTGTGCCCTGCCAGCAGATGAATACCTGTCAAGTTTCTGTTCGATCTGGCTTAGACCATGCCAGTCCTGGACTAAGTCTGCAGCCGTGGCCAAAGTCTGGCTGTAAGTTTGCAATGTGTGCTTCAGGTATATCGCTGCGCTCGCGCCTTCAACGCCGATTACCTCAAGCGTCACTCTCTTCCTCCCGTTTCCAGCATCTGTCAGCGCCGCCGTATCACATCCCTTGATCTCGCCACTATACCAATCCCCGTAGCACGCTTTCATCAAGCCGTGAAAACAACCCCGGGCTTTAGTATACGCTCATCACCTACCTTCTCCCCACGCTCCTCCGCTCCGATCCCAAG from Dehalococcoidia bacterium encodes the following:
- a CDS encoding CoA transferase, producing MAGPLEGIRVLEFTSGAFGGMCAMVLGDLGASVIKVEGLEGEPLRYGNMPGRTYAVETTRDESYKWLAWNRSKQSLALDVKQPEGLEVALKLAERADVLIKSFRPGVMERLGLGYDELSKGNPRLIYCSLSGYGEEGPLAHRICGDMWAQAFGGVIAAQGTEGQPPYLNSVALSDHAGAVISAFGVLAALFAREKTGVGQKISNNLVNSVMFMQSTEIAAYLMDDIKMVRRGRGWLCGQFPFGAFRAKDRDLVSVFGSRDEWPKLCDVLGIPELGRDPRYDTQEKREALKHELYPHLDAAFSRRTASEWVSIFRASKMRVDPAQTYDELCVHPQTQANDMVLTQEHPNRGKLRSVGVPVKFEKTPATPSAPPPLLGQHTRDILAELGYDAARIKELATRAVVRLDD
- a CDS encoding tetratricopeptide repeat protein, translated to MVSRLRQWLARHDEWEHRILVVIAGAALMLLALVVFSDWGIYYPTAGDSRLYLLSSIVQGLAAVLAVLVTVSLVVTQLAAQSYTPRVVNLRLRDFWLWSAVVIYLVAIVLSLLVLAGLGSWLPADGGDRISVNVALVLALAALAYLVPFTVANIKSLLPERMARRLLQRGDTEALDELLRRAVNEGTMTTFASVLTLYTRTVQARLDKTNGATKQAEGATSLFLSVGRHACQRRSPDAVAVVMRQLTGLIAYCSHVRRQWRSAADVFNEALKELYSYSDEWIRQATDMTRISADYARISLEAGDSFYEIAQVKAQGREDNLLLAIEAYGRALLFYTRQRFPVQHAMTQNNLGIAYRSLGDVRDREANLGMAVAAHQESLKVYTHAAFPVQHAATQNNLGNAYGDLGDVRDKEANLGKAVAAYQEALKVRTLAAFPVDYGGTNLNLGRAYLALGVAQLAKSESRAKWLADAEAALKESVRAFEQEKAESWLERARAALQQVAALRSGK